The window CGCCGAAGCGCAGATACAGTACATGTCCCAGACGATCGACGATTTCCGCAATTTCTTCAAACAAGACCGTAGCCGGATCCCGGTCAATATCAATGCGCTGGTTAACGATGTCGAAGCGCTTTTGGGGCCGCTTCTGATCCGTAAAAAGATCACGGTCGAGCGGGAGATCGACCCTTCCACCGAAGTCCTTGTCTATCCCAACGAACTCAAGCAGGTATTGATCAATATTATCAACAATGCGCGCGAGGCGATCGAGCTGCATCGCAGCAAAGAGCGCAAAATCATCATCCGATGCGTCAGCGACGAACGCTATTGCACGATCGCCATCGAGGATACGGGAGGGGGAATCCCCCCCGCGATCGCCGACAAGATATTCGATCCCTATTTCACGACTAAATTCGAATCACAGGGGACGGGAATCGGGCTTTACATGGCCAAAACGATCATCGAAAAGCATTTTCTCGGGAAATTGAGCGTGTACAACGCACAGAAAGGGGCCTGTTTTGAGATACGGCTCAACCGCTCGTCTGCGGGTGATGACAGTGCACCTCAAACCGATGGCGGCCGTCCCGATAGCGATGGTTCATCTCAAAACCGTGAGCGTCCAGAATCGACTTGACGATGTAAAGTCCCAGCCCGAAGCTTTCGGAATGGGAGCGGCTGTGAAAAAAAGGCTCGCTCAATGAAGCGAGGGTCCGGTTGGATTCCCATACGTCCCCCACGTTTGAAAAGATCAGTACATCGCCCTCTTGTTCGATCCGCATCGCGTGGTCGGGACTGTATTTAAGCCCGTTGTCGATGAGGTTTTTGAAGACGCTGACGAACGCATCGCAGTCTGCGGTAATGAGAGTGCCGTCAAAACAGGTTTCGACCCTCTGTTCTTCGCGTAAAAAGAGCAACGCACACGCCTGTTCGCTGATCTGCGAGGGGTCGCAGGAACGAAGATCAGGTCGGAGTTCTCCGGAGGTGATCTGCTCGACCCGCACAACCTCCTGGATCAGTTGCTCCATCCGGACGAACGCCCTTTCGAGAATCGATTTTTCTTCCCCTTTTTTCAGAAACGGAAGGGCAAGTTTGCCCACGGTAATCGGCGTTTTAAGTTCGTGCATGATATTGCGCAAAAAGAGCTGCCGCGCTTCGATGAGTGAACGGTTTTTACGCATTGCGGTATCGAGCGCCGTACTGATGAGGCCGATTTCATCCCGGCTTTTTGAAGCGATCGATTGGTATTGACCGTTGAGACCGTAATTACGGATGGAACGGATGAGGCGTGTAAGGGGGAAAAGGGTACGCACGATGGCAAAGTAGAGCACCAGCAAGGCACCCAGAACTGTGGCGAAAACGACGTCGGGCCATGACGAACGGTGCGCCGCTCCTGGTTTGGCGACCACCATCGGGGGAGACGCGCGGAGCAGATGGATGTAGAGATGATCGGAGTCTTTGAGTACGCGGATGATCCCCTCGCGCATCGAATCTTTGATTTCAACCGGATAGTCATCGGGAATACCCGCAAAAGCAGGCTCAAGCGATTGTATCAGCACATCTTCGGGAACAAGAACGCGGTACCCTTTTTCGTGCAGGAATGCTATCCGCTGCGCACGGGGATAAACGATGCTTTGGCGCAGTATTCCGAGCATGACGTGTGCTTCCGTGTGCAAACGCGATTCATGTTCTTTGCGAAGCTGAACGTCGAGGGCGTAAAATCCGATCCCGGCGCCGAGCATGACGACGACGAAAAAGAGGGTGATCCGGAAAAAAATACTCTGTCCCACGGTTTAACCCGAAAAACGGTATCCGCTTCCGCGTACCGAGTGGATATGCCGCGGCGTCTTAGGGTCTTGCTCGATTTTCTGCCGCAGACGGCTGATAATGACGTCTACCGTGCGAACGGAACTCTCCTGCGAAATCGATGCCGAATGTCCCGAGAGAAAATCGCGGCTGAGAGTCTGGTTTGGATGATCGATGAACAGAGCGAGAATTTCGTATTCGGCACGGGTCAGGGAAAGCGGTGCGCCGTTAAAGAGAATCGACTGCTCGTCCCGGTTCAGGGAGAAGCGCTTGGCTTCGTTTACCCGCTGCGGACGGTAGCGCCGTAGCACGCTCTTGATCCGGGCGATGAGTTCGCGGGGTTCGTAGGGCTTTGGAAGATAGTCGTCGGCACCGTAGCCCAGGGCTACGACTTTGTCGCGGATGTCGCTGCGGGCGCTGGAGATGATGATCGGCACGTCGGTGATGGTTCGAATTGCGCGGCACACTTCCAACCCGTCCATCTGGGGAAGGGTGAGATCGAGAATGATAAAATCGAACCGTTCGCGGGACAAGAGTTCCAGCCCTTCGGCGGGAGTAGGCAGGGCGGTGAGGGCTATGCCGTAGCTTTTGAGAAAATTGACCAGAAGCGTCGTAATGTCGGGATCGTCTTCGATCATCAGGGCAAACAGCATCGGTTTTTCTCGCAATGGTGGAATGGAAACGTCATTATGACGTATGGATGTTAACAATAAGAATACAGGGTAATTATGAGTAGTCAAGAAGGGGTGAATGCAGTTGCTCTTACGAGCAAAGAGAAACGTTAGTCGACCATCCAGCTGGAACGTTTGGATCGGCGAAGTTTTTTGAGCAGCATTTTGTCAAACGGCGTCATCTTTTCCATTATCGTACTCCTTTCGTATCAGATTGACGGTATCGTACCGATAAAAGATTACCGGACGATAACGGTTTTGACGAAACAATGACATTGTAAAAGAATAGATGTATAAAATATTCAAATAATTGATTAAAAAATGGGCATCTTAATCTTTTTATCCAAAATAATTTTTTTACGCGTCCGACAGAACGAATAACGCATAATCGCACCAAAAAGGAGACGGTCATGGAAAAAGCGTTATTGGGCGGAGGGTGTTTTTGGTGCATTGAAGCGGTTTACCACCGTGTGCGGGGAGTTGAGAGTGCTATCAGCGGATATGCGGGAGGGAAGCGGAAAAATCCAAGTTACGAGCAGGTCTGTACGGGGGCGACGGGGCATGCCGAAGTGGTCGAAGTGACGTTCGACCCCGACATCATCACGTACGGCGAAATACTCGAAATTTTCTGGGCGATCCACGATCCCACGACGCTGAACGCGCAAGGAGCCGACCGGGGGACACAATACCGCTCCGTCATCTATTATTACAATGAACAACAGCGTCAAGCTGCACTCGAGTCGATCCGAAAGGCCCAAAATGACTGGAACGATCCGATCGTCACCGAACTCTCCCCCCTAAGCGAATTTTATCCGGCGGAGCCGTATCACCAGAATTACTACGACGAACATCCGACACAGGGGTACTGCTATGCGGTAATCGCTCCGAAAATAG of the Sulfuricurvum sp. IAE1 genome contains:
- a CDS encoding ArsS family sensor histidine kinase, with protein sequence MGQSIFFRITLFFVVVMLGAGIGFYALDVQLRKEHESRLHTEAHVMLGILRQSIVYPRAQRIAFLHEKGYRVLVPEDVLIQSLEPAFAGIPDDYPVEIKDSMREGIIRVLKDSDHLYIHLLRASPPMVVAKPGAAHRSSWPDVVFATVLGALLVLYFAIVRTLFPLTRLIRSIRNYGLNGQYQSIASKSRDEIGLISTALDTAMRKNRSLIEARQLFLRNIMHELKTPITVGKLALPFLKKGEEKSILERAFVRMEQLIQEVVRVEQITSGELRPDLRSCDPSQISEQACALLFLREEQRVETCFDGTLITADCDAFVSVFKNLIDNGLKYSPDHAMRIEQEGDVLIFSNVGDVWESNRTLASLSEPFFHSRSHSESFGLGLYIVKSILDAHGFEMNHRYRDGRHRFEVHCHHPQTSG
- a CDS encoding response regulator transcription factor, with amino-acid sequence MLFALMIEDDPDITTLLVNFLKSYGIALTALPTPAEGLELLSRERFDFIILDLTLPQMDGLEVCRAIRTITDVPIIISSARSDIRDKVVALGYGADDYLPKPYEPRELIARIKSVLRRYRPQRVNEAKRFSLNRDEQSILFNGAPLSLTRAEYEILALFIDHPNQTLSRDFLSGHSASISQESSVRTVDVIISRLRQKIEQDPKTPRHIHSVRGSGYRFSG
- the msrA gene encoding peptide-methionine (S)-S-oxide reductase MsrA, whose translation is MEKALLGGGCFWCIEAVYHRVRGVESAISGYAGGKRKNPSYEQVCTGATGHAEVVEVTFDPDIITYGEILEIFWAIHDPTTLNAQGADRGTQYRSVIYYYNEQQRQAALESIRKAQNDWNDPIVTELSPLSEFYPAEPYHQNYYDEHPTQGYCYAVIAPKIEKFMKKFAEKATR